In Lacibacter sp. H375, one DNA window encodes the following:
- a CDS encoding carbonic anhydrase, which produces MKPYEVLLNENKQWAAKKVSDDPEYFDRLAHLQTPEFLWIGCSDSRVPANEITGTEPGEIFVHRNVANLVINTDVNVLSVLDYAVNHLKVKHVIVCGHYGCGGIKAALTNHDFRPVLNMWLRNIKDVYRIHRAELDLLTDETEKTNRLTELNVQEQVFSLAKTSTIQRAWKHEQRPDLHGWVYGLENGIIKPVFDMKAGTHIDEIYEYDDL; this is translated from the coding sequence ATGAAACCATACGAAGTATTATTAAATGAAAATAAACAGTGGGCCGCCAAAAAAGTGTCAGATGATCCTGAATACTTTGACCGGCTTGCGCATTTACAAACACCTGAGTTCTTATGGATCGGTTGCAGCGACAGCCGTGTTCCTGCCAACGAGATCACCGGCACAGAGCCGGGCGAAATTTTTGTTCACCGTAATGTGGCCAACCTCGTGATCAATACAGATGTGAACGTATTGAGTGTGCTGGATTATGCCGTGAACCATTTGAAAGTAAAACATGTAATTGTTTGTGGTCATTACGGATGCGGGGGCATTAAAGCAGCTCTTACCAATCACGATTTCAGACCGGTATTGAATATGTGGCTACGTAATATCAAAGATGTATATCGTATTCACAGAGCAGAATTAGATCTGCTGACCGACGAAACAGAAAAAACAAACAGGTTGACTGAACTGAATGTGCAGGAACAAGTGTTCAGTTTAGCGAAAACATCTACCATTCAACGAGCATGGAAACATGAACAACGGCCAGATCTTCATGGGTGGGTTTATGGTCTCGAAAACGGCATCATCAAACCTGTGTTTGATATGAAGGCTGGTACACATATCGATGAAATTTATGAATATGATGATCTGTAA
- a CDS encoding carbonic anhydrase: MMRKHSKEYLENLTPYQGYEILVEGNQRFVENLSVNHDHLELINQTREGQYPFAVILSCMDSRTSVELIFDQGLGDLFSIRIAGNIVNNDIIASIEYAVKYVGSKVLMVLGHTECGAIKSAKAGVEDGHITDLLKRIKPSISKAMLKHEHDHLYTDNVAYANVENSLEEILTRSQIVKDMFAKGEIGLVGGVYDIETGRVDFFKNLTKNSKKQQVAEKV, encoded by the coding sequence ATGATGAGAAAGCATTCGAAAGAATACTTAGAAAACCTGACGCCCTACCAAGGATATGAGATCTTAGTTGAGGGCAACCAGCGCTTTGTAGAAAATTTATCAGTTAATCATGACCACTTAGAGTTGATCAATCAGACAAGAGAAGGTCAGTATCCATTTGCGGTGATATTAAGCTGCATGGATTCACGCACATCAGTTGAATTGATTTTCGACCAAGGTCTCGGTGATCTGTTCAGTATCAGGATCGCTGGAAATATTGTTAACAACGACATCATTGCAAGTATTGAATACGCTGTGAAGTACGTTGGTTCAAAAGTATTAATGGTGTTGGGCCACACAGAATGTGGTGCAATTAAAAGTGCAAAGGCAGGTGTAGAAGATGGTCATATCACCGATCTGTTGAAACGCATAAAACCCTCTATCAGCAAGGCAATGCTGAAACATGAACACGACCATCTGTATACGGACAATGTAGCATATGCAAACGTTGAAAATAGTCTTGAAGAAATACTTACACGCAGCCAAATTGTAAAAGACATGTTTGCAAAAGGAGAGATTGGTCTTGTAGGTGGGGTATATGATATTGAAACCGGAAGGGTTGATTTCTTTAAGAATCTTACAAAGAACAGTAAAAAGCAGCAGGTGGCTGAAAAAGTTTAA
- a CDS encoding SulP family inorganic anion transporter, with product MKITTKYLKTDLLSGMVVFLVALPLCLGIAVASGAPPFAGIICGVIAGIVVGSLSSSNVSVSGPAAGLIAIVLVAINDLGYEAFLVAVMAAGLIQLILGFIKAGTISTYFPTAVIEGMLVAIGIIIIKKELPHAIGYDKAHEGDWFNLEKGSETGFFTEIINSINYAHLGAIIVTVVSLGILIAFNKLSFLKKIKALPGALVVVVVGIVINEIFKATGSNLAISQDHLVTLPTASSVSEFFGQFITPDFSAVTNSKVWIVGVTIAIVASIETLLCLEAGDKMDPLKRYSSANTELKAQGIGNLLSGLAGGLPMTSVIVRTTANINSGAKTKLSAIAHGVFLLLTVVTIPFLLNKIPMACLAAILIMIGLRLASAKVFKHMWHNGKHQFIPFIVTVLAVVLTDLLRGVGIGLAVSVIFILRGNMKLAYFFKKEKHKEGETIYIDLAQEVSFLNKAAIKQTLAHLPENSNVVIDAANTVYIDFDVLELIRDFLDFGSKDKNITVTLRNFKEAYRMADAVHVHSEKNGTPVGIGTTEPEKVLETQTT from the coding sequence ATGAAGATTACTACTAAATATTTAAAGACCGATCTGCTCTCAGGTATGGTTGTTTTCCTGGTGGCCTTGCCCCTTTGTTTGGGTATTGCCGTTGCCAGTGGTGCACCTCCGTTTGCAGGAATTATCTGCGGTGTTATTGCAGGTATTGTTGTAGGCTCGCTCAGTAGTTCGAACGTAAGTGTATCAGGGCCTGCAGCTGGTCTTATTGCAATTGTGCTGGTGGCCATTAATGATCTGGGTTATGAAGCGTTTTTAGTAGCTGTCATGGCTGCGGGATTAATACAGCTTATACTCGGTTTTATTAAGGCAGGTACCATCTCTACTTATTTTCCAACTGCAGTTATTGAAGGGATGTTAGTGGCAATCGGTATCATCATCATTAAAAAAGAATTGCCACACGCTATTGGTTATGATAAAGCACACGAAGGTGATTGGTTTAATTTGGAAAAAGGATCAGAGACTGGTTTTTTTACCGAGATCATCAACTCCATTAACTATGCGCATTTGGGTGCTATCATAGTTACTGTTGTTTCGTTAGGGATTCTGATAGCTTTCAATAAGCTCTCGTTTCTTAAAAAGATCAAGGCATTGCCAGGGGCTTTAGTAGTAGTAGTGGTTGGTATTGTTATCAATGAAATATTCAAAGCAACAGGATCAAACCTTGCTATTTCACAAGATCACCTGGTAACATTACCTACAGCATCATCGGTAAGCGAATTTTTCGGCCAATTTATTACGCCTGATTTTTCGGCGGTCACCAACAGCAAAGTATGGATTGTTGGTGTTACTATTGCTATAGTAGCCAGTATCGAAACTCTTTTGTGTTTGGAAGCGGGCGATAAAATGGATCCGTTAAAACGTTATTCAAGCGCTAACACAGAATTAAAAGCGCAGGGAATAGGTAATCTTCTTTCAGGATTGGCAGGTGGTTTGCCAATGACGTCGGTAATTGTAAGAACAACAGCAAACATAAATTCAGGAGCTAAAACAAAACTTTCGGCTATCGCCCATGGTGTATTTCTATTGCTCACTGTGGTTACCATACCGTTCCTTTTGAATAAAATACCGATGGCTTGTTTGGCAGCTATCTTAATTATGATCGGTTTGCGTCTCGCAAGTGCAAAGGTGTTTAAACACATGTGGCATAACGGAAAGCATCAGTTTATTCCGTTTATTGTAACTGTTCTTGCTGTTGTACTTACAGATCTTTTACGAGGTGTGGGAATTGGGTTGGCAGTAAGTGTCATTTTCATCCTTCGTGGTAATATGAAACTTGCTTACTTCTTTAAAAAGGAGAAACACAAAGAAGGTGAAACAATTTATATTGATCTTGCACAGGAAGTGTCTTTCTTAAACAAAGCAGCTATAAAGCAAACATTGGCCCATTTGCCAGAAAACAGTAACGTAGTTATTGATGCAGCCAACACAGTTTATATCGATTTTGATGTGTTGGAACTTATCCGTGATTTTTTAGACTTTGGCTCAAAGGACAAAAATATTACGGTGACACTTAGAAACTTTAAAGAAGCTTATAGAATGGCAGATGCGGTGCATGTACATTCGGAAAAGAATGGCACACCGGTAGGAATTGGTACAACAGAACCTGAAAAAGTGCTTGAAACACAAACCACATAA
- a CDS encoding YbcC family protein, with protein MDTNHEAILSIKNETHLSFREEHVLHELKHFLPSQQALKDFIHHNSLHAFQHMKFYDAIFKASKIFGFQVSLQLSEYRQLYQTGRIREDIVDMILANKKGKDHFFEWKQKLIEDKYDTINHPRIGELRKYWKAIYAFDLDNKVHPLLFRILCGFLDQGIAISAFPFANKSFTESVKELEQNSLVSFFKTKTVRNKFLAGDYSISELLKTIVGKEEYFEQYLFDQQFAHHGWSGFISAVEDNPHTLLDNKKISFKELVEFELLMELDALNHSFGSGWQPLTNLVTVPPLDLFADVPKTELAEVIELWQDAFEWSYYDSVLKGILIAEDKRELQQNESTVVSSTKNTPSLQAIFCIDEREDSIRRHIEAVDKKAETFGAPGFFGVEFYFQQQGSKFYDKLCPAPVTPKYLIKESDAKAVRQEELIYTKHTHGIVSGFFLSIGFGFWAFVKKIEMLFRPKMSPAISNAYGHMDKQSTLSIENKTPSDSENGLQIGYTIDEMTARAEGFLRGIGMIKSFAPIVYIIAHGSSSANNPHHGAHDCGACSGRPGATNARVQAFILNHKTVREILASKGITIPASTQFIGCMHDTAADVMAYYDENILSEENAKAHFINIQNFETALNLNAKERSRRFASINTKQELEQVRKAIHSRSVSLFEPRPELGHGTNTLAIIGRRQVTKGLFLDRRAFLNSYDHTTDADGTILSAVMRPIGLVCGGINLEYYFSRVDNIKMGAGTKLPHNVMGLFGVANSSDGDLRPGLPWQMIEVHDPVRLMVIVEHKPEIVLKAIQSSPEVFEWYKNEWVHIVALHPEEKQFYYFKNGAFSKYEPVTSSGEIKTIHNMVEFIEGAKEMETNHIVHATEENLPVYLLD; from the coding sequence ATGGATACAAACCACGAAGCCATCTTGTCAATAAAAAATGAAACACATCTAAGTTTTCGGGAAGAGCACGTTCTGCACGAACTGAAACATTTTCTTCCATCGCAACAGGCGTTGAAAGATTTTATTCATCACAATTCGTTGCATGCTTTTCAACACATGAAATTTTATGATGCCATTTTTAAAGCATCAAAGATCTTCGGATTTCAGGTTAGTTTACAGTTAAGTGAGTATCGCCAGTTATACCAAACAGGAAGAATAAGAGAAGACATTGTTGATATGATCCTTGCCAATAAAAAAGGCAAGGATCATTTTTTTGAATGGAAGCAGAAATTAATTGAAGATAAATACGATACAATCAACCATCCAAGAATTGGAGAGTTAAGAAAGTATTGGAAAGCGATTTATGCCTTTGATCTTGATAACAAAGTTCATCCTTTGTTGTTCCGTATCCTTTGCGGCTTCTTAGACCAGGGAATTGCTATTTCAGCATTTCCGTTTGCAAACAAGAGCTTTACTGAAAGTGTAAAAGAACTTGAACAAAACAGCCTCGTCAGTTTTTTTAAAACAAAAACAGTCAGAAATAAATTTCTGGCAGGTGATTATTCAATCTCAGAACTCCTGAAAACAATTGTTGGCAAAGAAGAGTATTTTGAACAGTATCTCTTCGATCAGCAATTTGCACACCATGGATGGAGTGGTTTCATCTCGGCAGTAGAAGATAATCCGCACACATTACTCGACAATAAAAAAATCTCATTTAAGGAATTAGTTGAATTTGAATTGCTGATGGAGCTGGATGCATTGAACCATTCATTTGGTTCAGGCTGGCAACCATTAACAAATCTTGTAACAGTGCCTCCTCTCGATCTGTTTGCCGACGTGCCCAAAACAGAATTGGCTGAAGTTATTGAACTCTGGCAGGATGCATTTGAGTGGAGTTATTATGATTCAGTACTGAAAGGGATATTAATAGCAGAAGATAAAAGAGAGTTGCAACAGAATGAAAGTACTGTTGTCTCATCAACCAAAAACACACCTTCACTTCAGGCGATTTTTTGTATTGATGAACGTGAAGATTCCATTCGCCGACACATTGAAGCGGTTGATAAAAAAGCAGAAACTTTTGGTGCACCCGGTTTTTTTGGCGTTGAATTTTATTTTCAACAACAGGGCAGTAAGTTTTATGATAAGCTATGTCCTGCGCCTGTCACTCCAAAATATTTAATTAAAGAATCAGATGCAAAAGCTGTAAGACAAGAAGAACTGATCTATACCAAACATACTCATGGAATTGTATCAGGATTTTTCCTGAGCATTGGTTTTGGTTTTTGGGCTTTTGTGAAGAAAATCGAAATGCTGTTTCGACCAAAAATGAGTCCGGCCATTTCAAATGCGTATGGGCACATGGACAAACAATCAACGCTCAGCATTGAGAATAAAACTCCCTCTGATAGCGAGAACGGATTACAGATCGGTTACACGATTGATGAAATGACAGCACGGGCAGAAGGTTTCTTGCGTGGCATTGGTATGATAAAAAGTTTTGCTCCCATCGTTTACATTATTGCACATGGCAGCAGCAGTGCAAACAATCCACATCATGGCGCACATGATTGTGGTGCCTGTAGCGGAAGACCCGGTGCAACAAACGCAAGAGTGCAGGCCTTTATTTTAAATCATAAAACTGTAAGAGAAATACTCGCATCGAAAGGAATTACTATCCCGGCTTCAACGCAGTTTATAGGCTGCATGCATGATACTGCTGCAGATGTAATGGCATATTATGATGAAAATATTTTGAGTGAAGAGAATGCAAAAGCACATTTCATAAACATCCAGAATTTTGAAACTGCATTAAATCTGAATGCAAAAGAAAGAAGCAGAAGATTTGCATCGATTAATACCAAACAGGAATTAGAGCAGGTGCGTAAAGCCATTCACAGCCGCTCGGTTTCTTTGTTTGAACCAAGACCTGAGTTGGGTCATGGTACGAATACGTTAGCGATCATTGGTCGCAGACAAGTAACCAAAGGATTATTTCTTGATCGCCGTGCATTTCTGAATAGTTATGATCATACAACAGATGCCGATGGTACCATTCTTTCTGCAGTAATGCGTCCTATTGGTTTGGTGTGTGGTGGTATCAATCTGGAGTATTATTTTTCAAGAGTTGATAATATCAAGATGGGAGCAGGTACAAAGCTTCCTCATAACGTAATGGGTTTGTTTGGCGTGGCAAACAGCAGCGATGGTGATCTTCGCCCAGGCTTGCCCTGGCAAATGATCGAAGTGCACGATCCAGTACGTTTAATGGTGATTGTTGAACACAAGCCGGAGATCGTTTTAAAAGCGATTCAATCTTCACCTGAAGTATTCGAATGGTATAAAAACGAATGGGTGCATATAGTTGCACTACACCCCGAAGAAAAACAGTTTTACTATTTTAAGAATGGTGCGTTTAGTAAGTATGAACCTGTTACGTCTTCCGGTGAAATTAAGACCATTCATAATATGGTAGAGTTTATTGAAGGAGCGAAAGAAATGGAAACGAATCACATTGTGCATGCTACAGAAGAAAACCTGCCGGTTTATTTGCTGGATTAG